In Candidatus Vicinibacter proximus, the following are encoded in one genomic region:
- a CDS encoding cupin, whose product MDTKKLEGLPSSDGNIQQGTAHIIVELIEYEHNSVVNRSIMKKITGSINALSFDSGEGLHEKISPYDTYAQVFDGSAVIQIDGKVTKLQTGDGILIPAHKSSQTEPNGRFKLLLTVIKSGYE is encoded by the coding sequence ATGGATACTAAGAAACTTGAAGGTTTACCAAGCAGTGATGGCAATATTCAACAGGGAACTGCACACATTATTGTCGAACTAATTGAGTACGAACATAATTCAGTGGTCAACAGATCAATTATGAAGAAGATAACCGGTTCAATTAATGCTCTATCTTTTGATAGCGGAGAAGGACTCCATGAAAAAATTTCTCCTTATGACACTTACGCACAGGTGTTTGATGGGAGTGCAGTTATACAAATTGATGGCAAGGTTACTAAGCTACAGACTGGTGATGGAATACTTATCCCTGCACATAAATCAAGTCAAACAGAACCGAATGGGCGGTTTAAATTACTGTTGACAGTGATAAAAAGTGGATACGAGTAA
- a CDS encoding response regulator transcription factor — protein sequence MKSLNILIVEDEILIAETIKLYLQEANHKVCTICISYDEAITAFHLHSPDLVLLDIRLFGEKSGIDVANYLKSIEPKSLYIFLTSQHDKRILDLALKTIPYGYIAKPLQKETLWTSIEAAYQLFTFHYKEPEKIEISDGKENYKLNVNEILYIQADHVYSHIFLEKDKKLIIRKAIQYLHDLLSPTLFVRCHRSFIINTEFVKKWNREVVEMSNGTIIPISKSYKEITNNKLKD from the coding sequence ATGAAGAGTTTAAATATACTGATTGTAGAAGATGAGATTCTTATTGCAGAAACCATCAAATTGTATTTGCAGGAAGCAAATCATAAAGTATGTACCATTTGCATTTCCTATGACGAGGCCATTACAGCTTTTCACTTGCATTCACCGGATCTAGTGTTATTAGACATAAGGTTGTTTGGGGAAAAATCCGGTATCGATGTGGCAAATTACCTGAAGTCCATAGAGCCAAAATCACTATACATTTTTCTCACTTCACAACATGATAAAAGAATACTGGATTTAGCCTTAAAAACTATCCCTTACGGTTACATTGCAAAACCATTACAAAAAGAAACACTGTGGACAAGTATTGAAGCCGCGTACCAGTTATTTACATTTCATTATAAAGAGCCTGAAAAAATAGAGATTTCAGATGGCAAAGAGAATTACAAGCTAAATGTAAATGAAATACTGTACATCCAAGCAGACCATGTTTATTCTCATATTTTCCTGGAGAAAGATAAAAAATTAATTATTCGAAAAGCAATACAATATTTACACGATTTGTTAAGTCCTACCCTATTTGTCAGATGCCACCGAAGTTTTATCATAAATACAGAATTTGTCAAAAAATGGAACCGTGAAGTGGTGGAAATGAGTAACGGAACCATAATACCAATAAGCAAATCCTATAAAGAAATTACAAATAACAAGCTTAAGGATTAA
- a CDS encoding sensor histidine kinase, which yields MKKRIHLKLVVCILIGILFTLSNATGQSCDKAWLKNARIHLDKLILSYNPVSALTFADSIKSRIETERVTQCADALWILYNRGEVLELHYRFQEALENYYSLIAVAKSKFNYELMASCHVSIARCMETIGRKADCIRHLLIAKDLIETNKLDLLYSYYWVRYASYQRIYGSKDSCLYFAKLALQDSEKNKNTRQAVDAYMLMGMAEQNMDSSVQYFWKAKNYFINHKNYDGASYMARSIYSSIKKYNLKAPAGNWFDTLAVYLSQIKEHNKSYHILMATFYDERSKIFKSKNQLDSALFYLNLSQEHLKSQNTEVNHSEISQSELDFLISSEKRKADNLLKESNNQKIALWILILGIIVILVVLYNNHLKRLKIEQQQKYILEQNNQLNKYLEHQQLLLSEVHHRVKNNLQLVISLLTLHYNKIKNKTDFHYLEEIANKIRSIALIHEHLYNSGEFERIELSSYVKELLEHYLALHTSAQTFEYRLEADSPIYLNLETTMPIGIICTELISNSLKYARREDAGLLLEFKLSTLENKYILKYQDNGKVNSVISNKNEGMGILLIESMVRQLQAQSSSSAIGTASFNLIFQEKKISQV from the coding sequence GTGAAAAAAAGGATTCATTTAAAATTGGTTGTATGTATTTTAATAGGAATCCTATTTACACTATCCAATGCAACAGGACAATCTTGTGATAAAGCATGGCTTAAAAATGCCAGAATCCATCTGGACAAGCTCATACTGTCCTACAATCCGGTAAGTGCTTTAACATTTGCTGATTCCATAAAATCTAGAATTGAAACAGAGAGGGTCACACAATGTGCGGATGCACTCTGGATTTTATATAATCGTGGAGAGGTACTTGAATTACATTATAGGTTTCAAGAAGCTTTAGAGAATTACTACTCCCTCATCGCAGTAGCAAAATCCAAATTTAACTATGAACTTATGGCTTCTTGTCATGTTTCCATTGCCAGATGTATGGAAACAATAGGCAGAAAGGCTGATTGCATTAGACATCTTCTCATCGCAAAGGATTTAATTGAGACGAATAAACTAGACTTGTTATACAGTTATTACTGGGTCAGATATGCCAGTTACCAAAGGATATATGGTTCTAAAGATTCATGTCTCTATTTTGCAAAATTAGCATTACAGGATAGTGAAAAAAATAAAAATACACGTCAAGCAGTAGATGCATACATGTTAATGGGTATGGCTGAACAAAACATGGATAGTTCGGTCCAATATTTTTGGAAAGCTAAAAACTATTTCATTAACCATAAAAATTACGATGGTGCTTCATATATGGCAAGAAGCATTTATTCTTCCATTAAAAAATATAATCTTAAAGCACCAGCAGGCAACTGGTTTGATACCCTTGCCGTTTATTTAAGTCAGATAAAAGAGCACAACAAGTCATACCATATTCTTATGGCGACTTTTTATGATGAAAGAAGTAAAATATTTAAAAGTAAAAATCAATTGGACTCTGCACTTTTTTACTTAAATCTTAGCCAAGAACACTTAAAGTCGCAAAACACTGAAGTGAATCATTCAGAAATTTCACAATCGGAATTGGATTTTCTAATCAGTTCTGAGAAAAGGAAGGCAGATAATTTATTGAAAGAAAGCAATAATCAGAAAATTGCACTATGGATATTAATTTTGGGGATAATTGTTATACTCGTTGTTTTATATAATAATCATTTAAAAAGATTAAAAATTGAACAGCAACAAAAATACATATTGGAGCAAAACAATCAATTGAATAAATATTTGGAGCACCAACAGTTATTACTTTCAGAAGTGCATCACAGGGTGAAGAACAATCTACAACTTGTAATTAGTCTTCTTACTCTTCATTACAATAAAATAAAAAACAAAACAGACTTTCATTATCTGGAAGAAATTGCAAATAAAATTAGAAGCATCGCCTTGATCCATGAACATTTGTATAATTCTGGTGAATTTGAAAGAATTGAATTGAGCTCTTATGTAAAAGAGTTGTTAGAACACTATTTGGCTTTACATACCAGCGCCCAAACGTTTGAGTATCGTTTGGAGGCAGATTCCCCCATCTATCTAAACTTGGAAACTACCATGCCCATCGGAATTATATGCACAGAACTTATAAGCAACTCTCTCAAATATGCCCGAAGAGAAGATGCAGGCTTGTTGTTAGAGTTTAAACTCAGTACTTTAGAAAACAAATATATTCTAAAGTATCAGGATAATGGCAAGGTCAATTCTGTCATAAGCAACAAAAACGAAGGAATGGGAATCTTGCTAATCGAGAGTATGGTTAGACAATTACAGGCTCAAAGTTCTTCGTCCGCTATTGGAACAGCATCATTCAATTTAATATTTCAGGAAAAAAAGATATCCCAGGTATAG